From a single Osmerus eperlanus chromosome 8, fOsmEpe2.1, whole genome shotgun sequence genomic region:
- the LOC134025438 gene encoding cytosolic 5'-nucleotidase 1A-like, with product MNDNGEEKAWVEAKAVFDNLKTKKPRPPKPRYAVTIAVSSRTLFDMVAERKIFEEEGLEKYVQYQQKNEDEPLKAGAAFPFVKALMIVNSRLRELYPESEELFDIVLMTNNHAQVGVRLINSINHYDLTIERFCMTGGRSPIGYLKAYMTNLYLSKDSKKVAEAIEEGIAAATMFNPDMRNQLSDTQLKVAFDGDAVLFSDESEIIVKKHGLDTFFEHEKEFENKPLAQGPLKCFLEALGKLQKKFYVKNERITCPIRTYLVTARSAASSGARVLKTLRSWGLEIDEALFLAGAPKGPLLQKIQPHIFFDDQMFHIEGAKELGTISAHVPYGIGQKYHKSKLIEQPAKDK from the exons ATGAATGACAATGGTGAAGAAAAAGCTTGGGTTGAAGCAAAAGCCGTATTCGATAACTTAAAAACCAAGAAACCTAGACCC CCCAAGCCACGATATGCAGTTACCATCGCTGTCTCATCTCGCACCTTATTCGACATGGTTGCGGAGAGAAAGATATTTGAGGAAGAGGGCCTCGAGAAGTATGTTCAATATCAACAGAAGAACGAGGACGAGCCCCTGAAAGCAGGGGCTGCGTTTCCTTTTGTGAAG GCTTTGATGATAGTAAATTCTCGGTTGAGGGAGCTCTACCCAGAGAGTGAGGAGCTGTTTGACATCGTCTTGATGACAAATAACCATGCTCAGGTTGGGGTGCGCCTTATCAATAGTATCAATCACTATG ATTTAACTATAGAGAGATTTTGCATGACCGGAGGAAGAAGCCCCATTGGCTATCTTAAAGCTTATATGACCAATCTCTACCTATCTAAGGATTCTAAGAAAGTCGCAGAGGCCATTGAGGAGG GCATTGCTGCTGCCACCATGTTTAATCCAGACATGAGAAACCAGTTGAGCGACACCCAGTTAAAAGTGGCCTTTGATGGGGATGCTGTGCTGTTTTCTGACGAGTCTGAAATTATTGTGAAAAAACACGGCTTGGATACATTCTTTGAGCACGAGAAAgagtttgaaaacaaacctctcGCACAA GGTCCATTGAAGTGTTTCTTGGAGGCACTTGGGAAGCTTCAGAAGAAGTTCTATGTTAAGAATGAGCGTATTACCTGCCCCATACGTACCTACCTGGTAACAGCCCGCAGTGCTGCCAGCTCAGGGGCCCGTGTCCTGAAGACTTTGAGGAGCTGGGGCCTTGAGATCGATGAGGCCCTCTTCCTGGCTGGGGCACCTAAAGGGCCCCTTCTTCAGAAAATCCAGCCACACATCTTCTTTGATGACCAGATGTTCCATATCGAGGGGGCAAAAGAACTTGGGACTATCTCTGCACATGTGCCTTATGGGATTGGGCAGAAGTACCATAAGAGCAAACTTATTGAGCAGCCTGCAAAAGACAAGTAA